ATGAATAGATAAAATTTACACAATTTTAAATTTAGATGAAACTCAATATAAAAAATTATCTAACAATTGCATTTCATTTGCTAAGGAAAATTTAAGTTTTGAAATTTTCGAGAAAAAATGATTAAAATTATTAATAAATTAACTTACAAAACATTAAAAACTATTTAAAAAATGAAACGTAATATTTTTTCAGTAATTATTCCTTATTACAATACAAACATAGATCAGTTTAAATTTTGTTTAGAATCTTTGATTTGTCAAGATTTAAATTTGTTAAAAGAAATTATTATTGTAAATGATGGTAGTGATGATGAACATAGTAAAGAAATTAAAAAATTAATAGATGAATTGAATTCAAAAACCTTGATAACACACACACACACAAGCGCAAAATAAATTAATTCAATTAATTTGTCAAAACAATCAAGGTTGTGCAAGCGCAAGAAAAACGGGTTTTGATAAATCAATTGGAAATATAATTTTATTTATTGATTCTGACGATTGGATAGTGGATAAAAATTTTATAAAAAAACTAAATAATTACTATACAAATTATGACGTTGATGTTGTTTCATTCAATTTTTTATGTTCAAATAATGAATCAATTTTACCTATTTCAAAAAAAGCTAACAATTTTCAAATACAGAATTTAAACTTAAAATGATTTTTTGAAAATAAAGGATCATCATATGTCACTATATGAAAAAATGCATACAAATCCACAATTTTAAAAAATGATGTATTATGAGAAAAATATTTTAATTCAAAAGTATGCAATGAAGATTGAT
This is a stretch of genomic DNA from Mycoplasmoides pirum ATCC 25960. It encodes these proteins:
- a CDS encoding glycosyltransferase, with translation MKRNIFSVIIPYYNTNIDQFKFCLESLICQDLNLLKEIIIVNDGSDDEHSKEIKKLIDELNSKTLITHTHTSAK